In one window of Paenarthrobacter nicotinovorans DNA:
- the kdpA gene encoding potassium-transporting ATPase subunit KdpA, whose amino-acid sequence MVFSTASFITQIAVLVLVLLLLHKPLGVYMARVFTGTKHSKPEKVLYRLAGVDAGTEQSWSVYLRSVLLFSLISILVIFALQRLQGVLPGSNSLPGVDPWVAMNTAISFVTNTNWQTYVPEATVGIFVQMCLLAVQNFLSAAVGIVVVVALIRGIVRTTTDRLGNFWVDLARASFRILLPIATVAAIALVIGGVVQNFWSTDVTNAATGAAQTIPGGPVASQEAIKVLGTNGGGYFNANSAHPFENPSVFTSLFQVFLILLIPSALPYMYGRMVGDQRQGYTVAAVMGALWLTSTCLMAWAVSSAQGTATAAAGGLGEGFEQRLGPAASSIFAASTTLTSTGAVNVAHDSLPPLAGGVAMLNMMLGEVAPGGTGSGLYGMLVLAIIAVFIAGLMVGRTPEFLGKKISPREMKIAALYILVTPTLVLVLAAVSALLPEVMANAPASGPHQFSELLYAFTSGANNNGSAFGGITSSGPYLSTLLGLAMLLGRFLPIALVLALAGSLARQRKIPVSSGTVPTHGPLFGSLLLGVTVILTALSYFPALALGPLAEGLIK is encoded by the coding sequence GTGGTCTTCAGTACTGCATCCTTCATCACCCAGATAGCCGTCCTGGTTCTGGTACTGCTTCTCCTTCACAAGCCTTTGGGTGTGTACATGGCCCGGGTCTTCACAGGTACCAAACACTCAAAGCCTGAAAAGGTCCTCTACCGCCTGGCCGGAGTGGACGCCGGGACTGAACAGAGCTGGTCTGTATATCTGCGCAGCGTTCTGCTCTTCTCGTTGATCTCCATTCTTGTGATCTTCGCGTTGCAGCGTCTCCAAGGCGTGCTGCCGGGCAGCAATTCCCTGCCGGGCGTGGACCCTTGGGTTGCCATGAACACGGCGATCTCGTTCGTCACCAACACCAACTGGCAAACATACGTTCCCGAGGCCACCGTGGGCATCTTCGTCCAGATGTGCCTGCTCGCCGTACAGAACTTCCTCTCTGCCGCGGTGGGAATCGTGGTGGTCGTGGCCCTGATCCGCGGCATCGTCAGGACCACAACAGACCGGTTGGGCAACTTCTGGGTGGACCTCGCCCGCGCTTCGTTCCGCATCCTGTTGCCCATCGCGACCGTAGCGGCCATCGCCTTGGTGATTGGCGGCGTCGTGCAGAACTTCTGGTCCACCGACGTCACGAACGCCGCCACCGGCGCCGCGCAGACCATTCCCGGCGGTCCCGTGGCCTCACAGGAAGCCATCAAAGTCCTGGGCACCAACGGAGGCGGCTACTTCAACGCCAACTCAGCCCACCCCTTTGAAAACCCGAGCGTCTTCACCAGTCTGTTCCAGGTTTTCCTCATTCTCCTCATCCCTTCCGCACTGCCGTACATGTACGGGCGGATGGTGGGAGACCAGCGCCAGGGCTACACCGTCGCCGCCGTCATGGGTGCCCTCTGGTTGACCTCGACGTGCCTGATGGCTTGGGCCGTCTCCTCCGCACAAGGAACGGCGACGGCGGCAGCCGGCGGCCTGGGTGAAGGCTTCGAACAGCGCCTGGGTCCGGCGGCCAGTTCCATCTTCGCCGCGTCCACAACCCTGACCTCCACCGGAGCGGTGAACGTCGCCCACGACTCGCTGCCTCCCTTGGCCGGCGGCGTCGCGATGCTGAACATGATGCTCGGCGAAGTGGCACCCGGCGGAACAGGATCCGGGCTCTACGGCATGCTGGTCCTGGCCATCATCGCTGTCTTCATCGCAGGGCTGATGGTGGGGCGGACCCCGGAATTCCTGGGCAAGAAGATCAGCCCCCGCGAAATGAAAATCGCGGCCCTCTACATCCTGGTAACCCCCACCCTGGTGCTGGTACTCGCTGCTGTCTCGGCACTCCTGCCGGAGGTGATGGCCAATGCCCCGGCATCAGGACCGCACCAGTTCAGTGAACTGCTTTACGCCTTCACCTCCGGTGCCAACAACAATGGTTCAGCCTTCGGCGGCATCACCAGCTCCGGCCCCTACCTCTCCACCCTGTTGGGGCTCGCCATGCTGTTGGGCCGGTTCCTTCCCATCGCCTTGGTCCTTGCGCTCGCAGGTTCCCTGGCACGGCAAAGGAAAATCCCGGTCTCCTCCGGCACGGTACCAACCCACGGCCCGCTGTTCGGCTCCCTGCTGCTGGGCGTGACCGTGATCCTCACCGCGCTCAGCTACTTCCCCGCCCTGGCTCTGGGCCCCCTCGCAGAAGGACTTATCAAATGA
- a CDS encoding DUF4118 domain-containing protein — MARATLRIFLGAAPGVGKTYAMLEEAHRLLGRGEDVVVAFAMHHGRADTQALTQGLEIVPTRSIEYRGSTFEEMDLDAVLARRPHTAVVDEYAHTNIPGSRNQKRWQDIEELLDAGINVLSTVNVQHLASLGDVVSAITDVKQAETVPDDVVRRADQIHLVDISPELLRQRLGDGKIYDADKIDAALSNYFRVGNLTALRELALLWLADRVDEGLARYRAENQIEESWPARERIVIGLTGGAEGEVLIRRAARILKRVNGGDLLAVHVRAADGVAAESPQDLEAQRTLIKDLGGSYHTVSGEDPAKALLDFARSVNATQIVVGVSRRKFPANLLSGGVGSRVVRGSGDIDVHMVSHPLGGRGLERTRKRDLGRVRVAVGFAMAVIVPVLLQLVLAAAPTHNIATAVLIQLSGSVAVALVGGLWPALLGALWSSVLVNYFSIPPMGTLTISDPQNLLALLVFAGVSSAVAVVVDLSARRSKEAARARSEAATLADLTRGATTAEDPVQDLLEQALEVFQVHGAALYVSSAGDNRQLRPSPAEPEWRRIAAAGSTQGDQDDVDNIEQVDSTTRLVLSGRILPASDRRLLGAFGAHLSALLERGQLAATRREVTRLAESNTMRTSILRAVSHDLRTPLAGIKLAVGGLRQPGVQYTEDEEQELLATIDECSDRLDGLVGNLLDMSRITSDSVNALIKPLRWYDVIPAALHGIAPGRVRVDLPPNMPEVDAGMLERVIANIVENAVKYAPDSEVVIAGAAGGFSTTTLDGRPAGELRIIDHGQGVPASNVLKMFQPFQRLDDVPATTGVGLGLAVAQGFTEAMGGTLTAEETPGGGLTMLIRLPLSTGPAPDLPQRPAAPPVTALPAPKGP, encoded by the coding sequence ATGGCGCGGGCAACACTGAGGATTTTTCTGGGAGCAGCACCGGGCGTCGGCAAAACTTACGCAATGCTCGAAGAAGCCCACAGACTGCTGGGCCGCGGCGAAGACGTGGTGGTGGCCTTCGCCATGCACCACGGACGCGCCGATACCCAAGCGCTCACCCAGGGGCTGGAGATCGTGCCGACCCGGTCCATCGAGTACCGGGGAAGCACCTTCGAAGAGATGGACCTGGACGCGGTCCTGGCCCGGCGCCCACACACCGCGGTCGTGGACGAGTATGCCCACACCAACATTCCCGGGAGCCGGAACCAGAAGCGCTGGCAGGACATTGAGGAATTGCTGGACGCCGGCATCAATGTCCTGTCCACGGTGAACGTGCAACACCTGGCCTCCTTGGGCGATGTTGTCAGCGCCATCACCGACGTCAAGCAGGCCGAAACCGTCCCGGACGACGTCGTGCGCCGCGCTGACCAGATCCATCTGGTGGACATTTCGCCCGAGCTGCTCCGGCAGCGCCTGGGCGATGGCAAGATCTACGATGCCGACAAGATCGACGCTGCCCTGTCCAATTACTTCCGGGTGGGCAACCTGACAGCACTGCGGGAATTGGCGCTGCTCTGGCTCGCTGACCGTGTGGACGAAGGATTGGCGCGCTACCGGGCAGAGAACCAGATCGAGGAAAGTTGGCCTGCCCGCGAGCGCATCGTCATTGGACTGACCGGGGGCGCCGAAGGCGAAGTACTGATCCGGCGTGCCGCGCGGATCCTCAAGAGGGTAAACGGCGGTGACCTCCTGGCCGTCCACGTCCGGGCCGCTGACGGTGTGGCCGCCGAGTCCCCCCAGGACCTGGAAGCCCAACGCACCCTGATCAAGGACCTCGGCGGCAGCTACCACACCGTCTCCGGAGAAGACCCTGCCAAGGCACTGCTGGACTTCGCCCGGAGTGTGAACGCCACCCAGATCGTGGTGGGAGTATCACGCCGCAAATTCCCCGCGAACCTCCTCAGCGGTGGCGTGGGAAGCCGAGTCGTCAGAGGATCCGGCGACATCGACGTCCACATGGTCTCCCACCCCCTGGGAGGCCGCGGCCTGGAGCGCACCCGCAAACGCGACCTCGGGCGTGTGCGTGTAGCCGTCGGTTTTGCCATGGCCGTGATCGTTCCGGTGCTGCTGCAGCTGGTGCTTGCTGCGGCCCCAACCCACAACATTGCCACGGCAGTGCTGATCCAGCTCAGCGGCTCGGTAGCCGTTGCCCTGGTGGGTGGCTTGTGGCCCGCCCTTCTGGGTGCGCTCTGGAGCAGCGTCCTGGTGAACTACTTCTCCATCCCGCCGATGGGGACACTGACCATCAGTGACCCACAGAACCTCCTGGCCCTCCTGGTGTTCGCCGGAGTTTCTTCCGCGGTGGCTGTGGTGGTGGACCTCTCCGCTCGGCGCTCGAAGGAGGCAGCACGCGCACGCTCTGAAGCAGCCACCCTGGCAGACCTCACCCGCGGGGCAACCACCGCAGAAGACCCCGTGCAGGATCTCCTGGAACAAGCACTGGAAGTCTTCCAGGTCCACGGCGCGGCACTGTACGTTTCCTCTGCCGGGGACAACCGGCAGCTCCGGCCGTCCCCAGCAGAGCCGGAATGGCGCCGCATCGCAGCAGCGGGCAGCACCCAAGGTGACCAGGACGACGTCGACAACATTGAACAGGTGGACAGCACCACCAGGCTGGTCCTCAGCGGCAGGATACTGCCCGCCAGCGACCGTCGGCTCCTCGGAGCCTTCGGCGCGCATCTGTCCGCTTTGCTCGAACGTGGCCAGCTCGCCGCCACCCGCCGGGAAGTGACGCGGCTGGCCGAAAGCAACACCATGCGGACCTCCATCCTCAGGGCCGTTTCGCATGACCTCCGCACACCCCTGGCGGGCATCAAGCTCGCTGTTGGAGGGCTGCGCCAGCCTGGCGTGCAGTACACCGAGGACGAAGAGCAGGAACTGCTGGCAACCATCGACGAATGCTCGGACCGCTTGGACGGGTTGGTCGGCAATCTGCTGGACATGTCCCGCATCACTTCAGATTCCGTCAATGCCCTCATCAAGCCCCTGCGCTGGTACGACGTGATCCCCGCAGCCCTGCATGGCATCGCACCTGGACGGGTCCGGGTGGACCTGCCACCCAACATGCCCGAAGTGGACGCCGGCATGCTGGAACGGGTCATCGCGAACATCGTGGAAAATGCCGTGAAATACGCCCCTGACTCCGAGGTGGTCATCGCCGGCGCCGCGGGAGGGTTCAGCACCACAACCTTGGACGGCAGGCCCGCCGGCGAACTGCGCATCATTGACCACGGCCAAGGCGTCCCGGCCAGCAACGTCCTGAAAATGTTCCAGCCCTTCCAACGGCTGGACGATGTTCCTGCGACCACGGGAGTGGGCCTGGGCCTTGCCGTAGCCCAAGGATTCACCGAGGCCATGGGTGGCACACTCACCGCCGAAGAAACACCCGGAGGCGGACTCACCATGCTCATCAGGCTCCCCCTCTCCACAGGCCCCGCCCCGGACCTGCCGCAACGCCCCGCGGCTCCCCCTGTTACCGCACTGCCTGCCCCGAAAGGCCCCTAG
- a CDS encoding potassium-transporting ATPase subunit C: MNTISGYLRQAGTAARFLLLATIVLGLLYPLAVFGAGQLVAPFQANGSIVKDSAGRPAASALIAQTMADESGTQSPQWFHARPSAVMWDPASSSASNLGPNDPKLLDAVNSNRAAIAAAEGANPADIPADALTASGSGLDPHISKAYADLQVQRVAKAHGLEAGDVQTLVDQQTSSGLEAFLSQPSVNVTLLNLDVARLAANP; this comes from the coding sequence ATGAATACCATTTCCGGATACCTTCGCCAAGCAGGCACCGCAGCCAGGTTCCTGCTGCTGGCAACCATCGTGCTGGGTTTGCTCTACCCCCTGGCGGTCTTCGGCGCAGGGCAGCTGGTTGCGCCGTTCCAGGCCAACGGATCCATCGTGAAAGACTCCGCCGGGCGGCCGGCAGCATCAGCGCTCATAGCCCAGACCATGGCGGACGAGTCAGGAACGCAGAGCCCCCAGTGGTTCCACGCCCGGCCGTCCGCCGTCATGTGGGACCCGGCGTCGTCCTCGGCCAGCAACCTTGGACCCAACGATCCCAAACTCCTGGACGCCGTGAACAGCAACCGTGCAGCTATCGCGGCAGCGGAGGGCGCCAACCCAGCCGACATTCCGGCGGATGCCCTCACGGCCAGCGGATCAGGGCTGGACCCGCACATTTCAAAGGCCTACGCGGATCTCCAGGTCCAGCGGGTTGCCAAAGCCCACGGACTCGAAGCCGGCGACGTTCAGACCTTGGTGGACCAGCAGACCAGCAGCGGGCTCGAGGCCTTCCTCAGCCAGCCGTCGGTCAACGTGACCCTGCTGAATCTGGACGTCGCCCGGCTGGCCGCGAACCCGTGA
- the kdpB gene encoding potassium-transporting ATPase subunit KdpB — MTNSSTAPAAETEKPGHPVDAPPVPPEHKHHTKAPAKLNAAALRAALPVAFKKLDPRQMIHSPVMFVVLVGAAACTVISAVKPDIFGIAVTAWLWLTVLFGTLSEAIAEGRGKAQADSLRASRQGVTARLRQDDGSTKVVAGTDLKLNDVVICEAGDVIPSDGEIIEGLASVDESTITGESAPVIRESGGDRSSVTGGTKVLSDRIVVRITAEPGETFIDRMIKLVEGAVRQKTPNEIALHVLLVSLTIVFLVVTMALAPFASLANATPSPIVLVALLVCLIPTTIGALVPAIGIAGMDRLVQHNVLATSGRAVETAGDITTLLLDKTGTITYGNRRAVNFFPANDVELDELTAAARLSSLADETPEGRSIVELADARGIGGPDLAGLRTAYSDITVVEFTASTRMSGLDLDGRLIRKGAASAVGHFVTDAGGRLPAEVQRRVQEISAQGGTPLLVAESTHDGGARVLGTVHLADVVKPGMRARFAELRAMGIRTVMITGDNPVTAKAIAAEAGVDDFVAEATPEDKLDVIRREQSEGRLVAMTGDGTNDAPALAAADVGVAMNSGTPAAKEAANMVDLDSDPTKLINIVGIGKQLLITRGALTTFSVANDVAKYFAIVPALFTAAFPGLGLLNIMGLASPASAILSAVIFNALIIIVLVPLALRGVKYRAVSANQALGRNLLLYGLGGLVAPFLGIKLIDLVLSLIPGIG; from the coding sequence ATGACCAACTCCAGCACGGCTCCGGCCGCGGAGACCGAAAAACCCGGCCACCCCGTTGACGCTCCGCCCGTTCCACCGGAACATAAGCACCACACCAAGGCGCCGGCCAAGCTCAATGCCGCCGCGCTTCGGGCTGCCCTCCCGGTCGCGTTCAAGAAGCTCGATCCCCGGCAGATGATCCACTCCCCCGTCATGTTCGTCGTGCTGGTGGGAGCAGCGGCCTGTACCGTGATCAGCGCCGTGAAGCCGGACATTTTCGGCATCGCAGTCACCGCGTGGCTGTGGTTGACGGTGCTGTTCGGAACACTCTCCGAAGCCATCGCCGAAGGCCGCGGAAAGGCCCAGGCGGACAGCCTCCGGGCAAGCCGCCAGGGTGTCACGGCACGGCTGCGCCAGGACGATGGAAGCACCAAAGTGGTGGCCGGCACTGACCTGAAGCTCAACGACGTCGTCATCTGCGAAGCCGGGGACGTCATCCCCTCCGACGGCGAAATCATCGAAGGCCTGGCCAGCGTGGACGAGTCCACCATCACCGGCGAATCAGCACCGGTCATCAGGGAGTCCGGCGGCGACAGGTCTTCGGTGACCGGCGGGACCAAGGTCCTCTCCGACAGGATCGTCGTGCGCATCACCGCCGAGCCCGGAGAGACGTTCATCGACAGAATGATCAAGCTGGTGGAGGGCGCCGTCCGGCAAAAGACCCCCAACGAGATCGCCCTTCACGTCCTGCTCGTCTCACTGACCATCGTGTTCCTGGTAGTGACCATGGCCCTGGCGCCCTTCGCATCACTGGCGAACGCCACTCCGTCTCCCATCGTGCTGGTTGCGCTGCTGGTCTGCCTCATCCCCACCACCATTGGTGCGTTGGTTCCGGCCATCGGCATCGCGGGCATGGACCGGCTGGTGCAGCACAACGTACTGGCAACATCCGGCCGAGCAGTGGAAACAGCCGGCGACATCACCACGCTGCTGCTCGACAAGACCGGCACCATCACCTACGGGAACCGGCGTGCCGTGAACTTCTTCCCGGCCAACGACGTCGAACTCGATGAACTCACCGCCGCCGCCCGGCTCTCCAGCCTGGCCGACGAAACACCGGAAGGCCGGTCCATCGTGGAGCTTGCCGATGCCCGCGGTATCGGCGGTCCCGACCTCGCCGGACTGCGCACCGCCTACTCGGACATCACGGTTGTGGAGTTCACCGCCAGCACCCGGATGAGCGGGCTGGACCTGGACGGTCGCCTCATCCGCAAAGGCGCCGCGTCCGCCGTCGGGCATTTTGTCACCGACGCCGGCGGTCGCCTCCCGGCTGAAGTCCAGCGCCGCGTCCAGGAGATTTCCGCCCAAGGCGGCACACCGCTGCTGGTAGCCGAAAGCACGCACGACGGCGGCGCACGGGTTCTGGGAACAGTTCACCTTGCCGATGTGGTCAAGCCGGGCATGAGAGCCCGCTTCGCCGAGCTGCGCGCCATGGGAATCCGAACGGTGATGATCACCGGCGACAACCCGGTGACGGCCAAAGCGATCGCGGCGGAGGCCGGCGTCGACGACTTCGTTGCCGAAGCCACGCCCGAGGACAAACTCGACGTCATCCGCCGGGAGCAAAGTGAAGGACGCCTGGTGGCCATGACCGGAGACGGCACCAACGATGCTCCGGCGCTGGCGGCAGCGGATGTGGGGGTCGCCATGAATTCCGGTACACCGGCGGCCAAAGAAGCAGCCAACATGGTGGACCTCGACTCGGACCCCACCAAACTGATCAACATTGTGGGCATCGGCAAGCAGCTGCTCATTACCCGGGGAGCTTTGACAACGTTCTCCGTGGCCAATGATGTTGCCAAGTACTTCGCCATTGTCCCGGCGCTGTTCACGGCAGCCTTCCCCGGGCTCGGACTGCTGAACATCATGGGGCTGGCCAGTCCGGCGTCGGCGATTCTGTCAGCCGTGATCTTCAACGCCCTCATCATCATTGTCCTGGTCCCCTTGGCATTGCGGGGCGTGAAGTACAGGGCAGTGTCAGCCAACCAGGCCCTGGGCCGGAATCTGCTGCTCTACGGATTGGGCGGTCTGGTTGCCCCGTTCCTCGGAATCAAACTCATTGACCTGGTCTTGTCCCTCATCCCAGGCATCGGCTAG
- the kdpF gene encoding K(+)-transporting ATPase subunit F, which produces MNADAIMWVSLFILGLALAGYLLAVLLNPEKW; this is translated from the coding sequence ATGAACGCGGACGCGATCATGTGGGTCAGTCTGTTCATCCTTGGCCTGGCCCTTGCAGGGTACCTGCTGGCTGTGCTCCTCAACCCGGAAAAGTGGTGA